Proteins co-encoded in one bacterium genomic window:
- a CDS encoding glycoside hydrolase family 99-like domain-containing protein — protein MFATDLIMKHRLFFVLYCCALSLIVSGHLHAEDGPKTVLVHYMSWYASKPVSGHWGWHWTMNHFNPDKVEKNGRREVASHYYPLIGPYDSNDPHALECHVLLMKFAGIDGAIVDWYGIKGYYDYAVIHRNTGHLLEYLKKAGLKFAVCYEDQTVKHMIKGRVLKKSEDVAHGTEVMDWLHQNWFGDEAYLRVDGKPVILVFGPQHFRKEQWAQMTSGLAKCPLLYALSHLSQKAGADGAFGWPPVHGGREIVPAVWRQYLRKLYARGKQGESVIAPVFPKFHDIYQEAGLHESYGYLDDRDGKTFEETLEAAWQSNSRVIQIATWNDYGEGTIVEPTVTFGYRYLEAIQKRMKLQSEKPFPFDPDDLRLPVKLYKLRKQSTGDQETMENLNKASALMFSSECDAARTLLAKCELEAGEQGAAPDRYSATLQSGR, from the coding sequence ATGTTCGCCACGGATTTGATCATGAAACATCGTCTATTCTTCGTCTTGTATTGCTGTGCATTATCGCTAATCGTTTCAGGGCACCTGCACGCCGAAGATGGGCCGAAGACTGTGCTGGTTCACTACATGTCATGGTATGCTTCAAAGCCTGTCAGCGGACATTGGGGATGGCACTGGACGATGAATCACTTCAATCCCGACAAAGTGGAAAAGAATGGCCGGCGCGAAGTGGCCTCACACTACTACCCGCTGATTGGACCCTATGACTCCAACGATCCTCATGCCTTGGAATGCCATGTGTTGCTGATGAAGTTCGCGGGGATCGACGGCGCCATCGTCGACTGGTATGGCATAAAGGGTTATTACGACTACGCCGTGATTCACCGCAATACCGGACACCTGCTCGAGTACCTCAAGAAGGCCGGACTCAAGTTTGCCGTCTGTTATGAGGACCAAACAGTCAAGCATATGATAAAAGGCAGGGTTCTGAAGAAATCCGAAGACGTTGCGCATGGTACGGAAGTCATGGATTGGCTTCACCAGAACTGGTTCGGTGATGAGGCATATTTGAGGGTCGACGGAAAGCCCGTCATACTCGTCTTTGGGCCCCAGCATTTCAGGAAAGAACAGTGGGCGCAGATGACATCGGGCCTGGCTAAATGTCCGCTGCTTTATGCTCTGTCGCATCTTTCTCAGAAAGCGGGAGCGGACGGCGCATTCGGCTGGCCTCCCGTGCATGGGGGAAGGGAGATCGTCCCCGCGGTTTGGCGGCAATATTTGCGCAAGCTGTATGCCAGAGGCAAGCAAGGCGAATCAGTTATTGCGCCAGTCTTTCCAAAGTTCCACGACATTTACCAGGAGGCTGGTTTGCATGAGAGTTATGGGTATCTTGACGATCGAGACGGGAAAACCTTCGAGGAGACCCTCGAAGCGGCTTGGCAGAGCAACTCTCGGGTGATCCAGATCGCTACTTGGAACGACTATGGTGAGGGAACGATCGTCGAGCCCACCGTAACTTTCGGATATCGTTATCTGGAAGCAATCCAGAAGCGCATGAAACTACAGTCTGAGAAGCCCTTCCCTTTCGATCCGGATGACCTGCGGCTTCCAGTGAAGTTGTATAAACTCCGGAAGCAGTCCACTGGTGATCAAGAAACGATGGAGAACCTGAATAAAGCATCTGCATTGATGTTCTCCTCCGAGTGTGATGCGGCAAGAACTTTATTGGCAAAGTGTGAACTGGAGGCTGGCGAACAAGGCGCTGCACCTGACCGCTATTCCGCTACGCTCCAAAGCGGCAGGTGA
- a CDS encoding nitroreductase family protein, which produces MNIYEAINKRRSVRAYQDKPIPEDILTKILESARLAPSAKNRQQFKLIVVKDSQMRKELVEAANNQQFVGEAPIVIAAVGLAPDYKMRCDIPADPVDVAIAIDHVTLAAVEEGLGTCWIGSFYQDRVREVLGIPSSYKVVELLTLGYPSDSPKPKSRKSLEELICYEKFC; this is translated from the coding sequence ATGAACATATATGAAGCAATAAATAAAAGAAGAAGTGTGAGAGCATACCAGGATAAACCAATACCTGAAGATATTCTAACTAAAATTTTAGAATCTGCCAGGTTAGCGCCTTCGGCTAAAAATAGACAACAATTCAAACTTATAGTTGTCAAAGACAGCCAGATGCGAAAGGAATTGGTAGAAGCAGCTAATAATCAACAATTCGTGGGTGAAGCTCCGATAGTAATCGCCGCCGTCGGACTTGCCCCTGATTACAAAATGCGCTGTGATATTCCTGCCGACCCTGTAGATGTTGCCATAGCCATAGACCATGTAACCCTTGCGGCAGTAGAAGAAGGACTGGGAACTTGCTGGATTGGTTCATTCTATCAAGACAGGGTGCGAGAAGTTTTAGGAATTCCCTCTTCTTATAAAGTCGTTGAACTTCTCACATTGGGATACCCGTCAGATTCACCAAAACCAAAATCCAGAAAATCTTTAGAAGAGCTTATCTGTTACGAAAAGTTTTGTTAA
- the uvrC gene encoding excinuclease ABC subunit UvrC — MEIKKKIKTLPISNGVYIFKDKDDNELYVGKAENIRKRVKSHFQNSTFSGKEIVLTKKTVSIDYIITQTAVEALILECNLIKEYKPKYNIILKDDKNYPYIKIALSENFPAVYITRDLNDKGGKYFGPYTDAKSLRKTLLLLRRIFLFKTCKKTKINGKPCLNYHIARCVGPCTGKVSKEDYMEMIENVSMFLSGETQKLLSYLKNRMNEASASKEYEKSAKFRDQIESIHKMFSPQTISKLDGQNQDFIGYARACPPKFQWRAKNKALIVLFKVRNGKLSAQEKFNLIVVIDSKIEEAVLSFIEQYYSLSSLIPDEIFVSVILKEKNLLEKWLKKTKGKTVKISVPQRGDKKRLLKMANDNAQYKLLETVALKSKQVDLFLDLQKRLNLPSAPFRIEGIDISNIMGKNAVGSVVVFEKGSPKKNEWRKFRIKSIDTSDDYMMMGEVIERRYKRILTEKDKLPDLVLVDGGKGQVSIAKQVFNELGVENIPIIGIAKPVRNGFPFAAKRAGLYGPIGENKIHLSYSSKTIILNPRIESFRFLAHVRDEAHRFAHSYYQTLKKKEVQNSSS, encoded by the coding sequence GTGGAAATTAAGAAGAAGATAAAAACACTTCCCATCTCAAACGGGGTATATATCTTCAAGGATAAAGATGATAATGAACTTTATGTAGGCAAAGCAGAGAATATAAGAAAGAGAGTAAAGTCGCATTTTCAAAATTCGACTTTTTCCGGCAAAGAAATTGTCTTAACGAAAAAAACAGTATCAATAGATTACATTATCACTCAAACTGCAGTGGAAGCGCTTATACTTGAATGCAATCTAATCAAAGAATATAAACCTAAATACAACATAATATTAAAGGATGACAAAAATTATCCTTATATAAAAATAGCTTTAAGTGAAAATTTTCCCGCTGTTTATATAACGCGTGATTTAAACGATAAAGGCGGGAAATACTTTGGTCCATATACCGATGCAAAATCTTTAAGAAAAACCCTATTGCTACTGCGAAGGATTTTTCTTTTTAAGACTTGTAAGAAAACCAAAATAAACGGCAAACCCTGTCTTAATTATCATATTGCAAGATGTGTAGGTCCCTGCACGGGTAAGGTTTCAAAAGAAGATTATATGGAAATGATTGAAAATGTTTCTATGTTTCTTTCGGGGGAAACCCAAAAGTTGCTTTCTTACCTTAAAAATAGAATGAATGAGGCGAGCGCGTCTAAAGAGTATGAAAAATCCGCAAAATTTAGAGACCAAATAGAATCAATCCATAAAATGTTTTCCCCTCAAACAATTTCGAAATTAGACGGACAAAATCAGGATTTCATAGGTTATGCGAGAGCTTGTCCGCCAAAGTTTCAGTGGCGGGCTAAAAATAAAGCTTTAATTGTTTTATTTAAGGTGCGAAATGGGAAATTATCGGCGCAGGAAAAATTCAATCTGATAGTGGTAATAGATTCTAAAATAGAAGAAGCTGTTCTATCTTTCATAGAACAATATTATTCATTGAGTTCTCTTATTCCCGATGAAATATTTGTTTCGGTTATTCTGAAAGAAAAGAATCTTTTGGAAAAATGGCTGAAAAAAACCAAAGGCAAAACTGTGAAGATTTCCGTTCCCCAAAGGGGTGATAAGAAGAGATTGCTTAAGATGGCAAACGATAATGCGCAATATAAATTGCTGGAAACAGTTGCTCTGAAATCCAAACAGGTGGACTTATTTTTAGACCTGCAAAAAAGACTAAATTTGCCGTCAGCGCCGTTTAGAATAGAAGGAATAGATATTTCAAATATAATGGGGAAGAATGCGGTCGGAAGCGTAGTTGTCTTTGAGAAGGGTTCTCCCAAGAAAAACGAATGGAGAAAATTTAGGATTAAAAGCATTGATACGTCGGATGATTATATGATGATGGGGGAAGTAATTGAAAGAAGATATAAGCGAATACTTACTGAAAAGGATAAATTGCCTGATTTAGTCCTCGTAGATGGAGGTAAAGGACAAGTTAGCATTGCCAAACAAGTATTTAATGAATTGGGCGTAGAAAATATTCCCATCATAGGAATTGCTAAGCCCGTTAGAAATGGATTCCCATTCGCTGCGAAGCGGGCAGGTCTATACGGACCAATAGGCGAGAACAAAATCCACCTATCTTATTCTTCTAAAACAATAATTTTAAATCCCCGCATAGAATCTTTCCGTTTCCTTGCGCATGTTCGCGATGAAGCGCATAGATTCGCGCATTCTTACTACCAGACACTGAAGAAAAAAGAAGTCCAAAATTCTTCCTCTTAA
- a CDS encoding polysaccharide biosynthesis C-terminal domain-containing protein — MFKLMGPALLAVGIVQINLLIDKIFASTLPAGGISALWYSNRLIQFPLALFGISIAQAVFPTLASHAVDKEIEKVKNTLFYSLKLIGLVIIPSSFALIVFGKPVINMLFQRGQFTFAATNSTYFALIFYTVGLASFAGARISASTFHALKDMRTPLNIGMVAVGVNIILNWVLIKSMQAGGLALATSLASILNFILLIYYLKKHLGQINISTIYPYIFKIIIASCVMSVFLFLGTNYFYSMDSNTLRKIFTVLSITIVSSAGYFIACYYLKVPEVMSLKESLLWKLRRR, encoded by the coding sequence ATGTTTAAACTTATGGGGCCTGCGCTTTTGGCGGTTGGGATTGTACAAATAAATTTATTGATAGATAAAATTTTCGCTTCCACTTTACCTGCAGGAGGCATTTCGGCTCTTTGGTATAGCAATAGATTAATTCAGTTTCCACTTGCTCTTTTTGGAATATCAATAGCTCAAGCGGTTTTCCCAACTTTGGCTTCTCATGCAGTTGATAAAGAAATAGAGAAGGTAAAAAACACTCTTTTTTATTCCTTAAAATTGATAGGACTAGTTATTATTCCTTCTTCCTTTGCTCTTATTGTTTTTGGCAAGCCGGTAATAAATATGTTATTCCAAAGAGGTCAGTTTACATTTGCCGCAACTAATTCTACATATTTTGCTCTCATTTTTTATACAGTAGGATTGGCTTCTTTTGCAGGAGCGCGGATTTCGGCTTCGACATTTCATGCATTAAAAGATATGCGCACTCCCCTAAATATTGGAATGGTAGCGGTTGGAGTCAATATAATTCTTAACTGGGTTCTTATAAAATCAATGCAGGCAGGAGGGCTGGCTTTAGCTACATCTTTAGCTTCTATTCTTAATTTTATTTTGCTGATATATTATTTAAAAAAACATCTGGGTCAGATAAACATTTCTACTATTTATCCGTACATTTTTAAAATAATAATTGCTTCCTGTGTTATGAGTGTTTTTCTTTTTTTGGGAACTAATTACTTTTATTCTATGGATTCAAACACGTTAAGAAAAATATTTACAGTTTTATCAATAACAATAGTTAGTTCAGCCGGTTACTTCATTGCTTGTTATTATCTGAAGGTTCCTGAAGTTATGTCCTTGAAGGAGTCGCTGTTGTGGAAATTAAGAAGAAGATAA
- the mtnA gene encoding S-methyl-5-thioribose-1-phosphate isomerase — MPSTPIEWKNNKVKIIDQSLLPNKLNYIYIETCGEMFDAIKNLKIRGAPALGIAAAFGLYLGIKDFKTTSFKRFEKKLNEVIKRLSNCRPTARNLFWALEKLKDKVDQLKKYPIDSIKGALLEETLKIQMEDNKTCQLIGEKGANLIKDGDTILTHCNAGGLATSGYGTALAVIFKAKEQGKKIKVYVGETRPLLQGARLTCWELLQEKIDVTLICDNMAGEVMKEGKIKKVIVGADRIALNGDVANKIGTYSLAVLASFHNIPFYVAAPISTFDPKIRKGEDIPIEQREAGEIENFAGKRTAPKGVKVYNPAFDVVPNSLITCIITEKKLVYPSYRKNIKKVL, encoded by the coding sequence ATGCCTTCTACCCCAATAGAATGGAAAAATAATAAGGTCAAAATAATCGACCAGAGCCTGCTACCCAACAAGCTCAATTACATCTACATCGAAACCTGTGGAGAAATGTTCGATGCAATAAAAAACTTGAAAATAAGGGGTGCGCCTGCTCTAGGCATAGCTGCGGCTTTCGGGCTGTATTTGGGAATCAAAGATTTTAAAACAACAAGTTTTAAACGGTTTGAAAAGAAACTGAACGAAGTCATAAAACGCTTAAGCAATTGTCGCCCTACCGCACGCAATTTGTTCTGGGCTCTTGAAAAACTCAAAGATAAAGTCGACCAGTTGAAAAAATATCCGATAGACAGCATAAAAGGCGCTCTTTTAGAAGAAACGCTTAAGATACAAATGGAAGACAATAAAACCTGCCAGCTCATCGGAGAAAAAGGCGCCAATCTCATAAAAGACGGCGATACGATACTTACTCATTGTAATGCCGGCGGACTTGCCACATCCGGTTACGGAACAGCATTGGCAGTAATATTTAAAGCCAAAGAACAGGGCAAAAAAATAAAAGTGTATGTTGGCGAAACAAGACCTTTGCTTCAAGGAGCAAGACTCACCTGTTGGGAACTTCTTCAAGAAAAAATCGATGTTACTCTTATATGCGACAACATGGCAGGTGAAGTAATGAAAGAAGGAAAAATAAAGAAAGTTATAGTAGGAGCCGACAGAATAGCTCTAAACGGCGATGTTGCCAACAAAATAGGTACTTATTCTCTCGCTGTTTTAGCCAGTTTTCACAATATCCCCTTTTATGTCGCTGCGCCTATATCGACTTTTGACCCCAAAATAAGAAAGGGAGAAGACATACCAATTGAACAAAGAGAAGCAGGCGAAATAGAAAATTTTGCAGGCAAAAGAACCGCCCCTAAAGGTGTTAAGGTTTATAATCCGGCTTTTGATGTTGTGCCAAATTCCTTGATTACTTGCATAA